The following proteins are encoded in a genomic region of Catellatospora sp. TT07R-123:
- the pulA gene encoding pullulanase-type alpha-1,6-glucosidase — protein MTAVRAFGARAVAAVHRRTSRHGRYLLIGLLALLVGAAPIVVIRALTAPARQWTEAGDTWFSDEPTAAALAAAAGTAAPRRAEQFYFVLPDRFANGDPRNDKGGLTGDRLSTGLDKTDKGFYHGGDLAGVTEKLDYIQGLGTTAIWLAPVFKNRPVQGTGADASAGYHGYWITDFTQVDPHFGTNADLKKLVKLAHQRGIKIYLDVIVNHTADVIKYEENQYSYVDKKTSPYTDAQGRSFEDANYAAGGRGFPKVDRTSFPYTPTFASSADAKLKVPAWLNDPTMYHNRGDSTFAGENSTYGDFFGLDDLWTERPEVVRGMTKIYGDWIAQTGIDGYRMDTVKHVDMDFWPQFSQGIAQAAAKAGKPDFFMFGEVYSADPAIMSSFVRQGRLPATLDFGFQAAAQGFVTGGSGQGLADLYAADGAYTSRGTDANSLPTFLGNHDMGRIGTFIRSSGADADSALLRDRLAHELMFLTRGQPVVYSGDEQGFTGAGGDKDARQDMFASQVADYLDDDLLGTDRTHAVDQYDTTHPLYRAIADLGALRQAHPALREGIQLTRHAGDGVFAFSRILPSQRVEYVVATNSATEARTITVDTATPGASFGRIYPAVGAGPSTGADGKLTIEVPALSSVVLRADRALPAADAPQVSIAAPADGAAVATLATVTAQVSGDPTAAVTFAAQVGDGPWKVLGTATHAPYTVQHDLTGLAGGTAVHYKAVVRDSGGRTAAAASAITVASPQQAAQREYVLVHYQRGDGDYAPWGVYTWGDSDSQHPWPQGQPFAGEDAYGRFAWVKVKPGATNVGFLVVNGSGAKDVEADRSFDPSRVGEVWLKSGDANVYSSYAAATGHVSIHYRRPDGAYAGWGLHLWGDGLASGAGTDWGSPRQPDGTDAYGAYWNVPVGDPAKPVNFIIHNGDAKDPGADQAVDMSIGEAWIASGDTTAHPTRAAAEHTAVLHLRREDGNYTGWGLHLWDGNANPVDWGSPMLPTGTDAYGAYWRVPLVDGATGLNYIVHRGDEKDLPSDQRLDFAKSGHEVWMLSGQQKYLRPGEKAAALDIDLTKSYAQWIDRGTVAWNKRDTDGHVYDLVVAPHGGLSVVDGAIAGDFTRIRLAARGGLTEGQRQAYPQLWAYGAFGLTGADLAAVKAALRGQLVVTESDHTGKLISATGVQIPGALDDVYAGAVKAALGPVFSKGKPSVSVWAPTATDVALELFDSPSAQPETVEMDRDDATGVWKASGPASWAGKYYRFKVTAWQPATRQVVTASVTDPYSVALAANSTHSLLVDLGATLPAGAVRSPSYTGRAQIQELSVRDFSVADQTVAAGRRGTYAAFTDPSTAGMKHLKELAQAGVTHLHLLPVFDFATIPELRADQQQPACDLPAMARDAQTQQECVGAVAATDGYNWGYDPLHYTVPEGGYAVDPTGTARNAEFRSMVDGIHRAGLRVVLDVVYNHTSASGVDPHSVLDQIVPGYYQRLLDDGSVATSTCCANTAPEHAMMGKLVVDSVVTWAKQYRVDGFRFDLMGHHPKQNLLDVRAALDKLTVARDGVDGRAVLLYGEGWNFGEVANNARFVQATQAEMAGTGIATFNDRLRDAVRGGGPFDGNPRIQGFASGLYTDPNGDAVNGTAAEQKARLLRQQDQIKVGLAGNLAGFGFTDSSGHRVTGAEVDYNGSPAGYTKAPGEAVNYVDAHDNEILFDALAYKLPATTGALDRARMQVLALSTVVFSQGTGFVTAGSDRLRSKSLDRNSFNSGDWFNAIQWNCADGNGFGRGLPPAADNSSKWPYAQPLLADPALVPTCQAIDLAGARFAELLRVRASSGLFSLGTADDVQRVVSFPLSGANETPGVITMQLKRGAETIVVVFNATPASAAQTVAALRGAHLVLHPVLASSADPAVRQSAFTATTGTFTVPARTVAVFVTR, from the coding sequence ATGACAGCCGTTCGCGCATTCGGTGCGCGTGCCGTGGCGGCGGTGCACCGCCGCACTTCACGGCACGGCCGCTACCTCCTGATAGGACTACTCGCGCTGCTGGTCGGCGCCGCCCCGATCGTGGTGATCCGGGCCCTGACCGCCCCGGCCCGGCAGTGGACCGAGGCCGGCGACACCTGGTTCAGCGACGAACCGACCGCAGCCGCCCTGGCCGCCGCCGCGGGCACCGCCGCTCCGCGCCGCGCCGAGCAGTTCTACTTCGTACTGCCCGACCGGTTCGCCAACGGCGATCCGCGCAACGACAAGGGCGGGCTGACCGGCGACCGGCTCAGCACCGGCCTGGACAAGACGGACAAGGGCTTCTACCACGGCGGCGACCTGGCCGGGGTGACGGAAAAGCTCGACTACATCCAGGGCCTGGGCACCACCGCGATCTGGCTGGCGCCGGTGTTCAAGAACCGGCCGGTGCAGGGCACGGGCGCGGACGCCTCGGCCGGCTACCACGGGTACTGGATCACCGACTTCACCCAGGTCGATCCGCATTTCGGGACCAATGCCGACCTGAAGAAGCTGGTCAAGCTCGCGCACCAGCGCGGCATCAAGATCTACCTCGACGTGATCGTCAACCACACGGCGGACGTCATCAAGTACGAGGAAAACCAGTACTCGTATGTGGACAAGAAGACCAGCCCCTACACCGACGCGCAGGGGCGCAGCTTCGAGGACGCCAACTATGCCGCAGGGGGCAGGGGCTTCCCGAAGGTTGACCGGACGTCGTTCCCGTACACGCCGACGTTCGCCAGCTCGGCCGACGCCAAGCTGAAGGTGCCCGCCTGGCTCAACGACCCGACCATGTACCACAACCGGGGCGACTCGACCTTCGCCGGCGAGAACAGCACCTACGGCGACTTCTTCGGCCTGGACGACCTGTGGACCGAGCGGCCCGAGGTCGTGCGGGGCATGACGAAGATCTACGGCGACTGGATCGCGCAGACCGGCATCGACGGCTACCGGATGGACACCGTCAAGCACGTCGACATGGACTTCTGGCCGCAGTTCAGCCAGGGCATCGCCCAGGCGGCGGCGAAGGCGGGCAAGCCCGACTTCTTCATGTTCGGCGAGGTCTACTCGGCCGACCCGGCGATCATGTCGAGTTTCGTGCGCCAGGGGCGGCTGCCCGCCACGCTCGACTTCGGCTTCCAGGCCGCCGCGCAGGGCTTCGTCACCGGCGGCTCCGGCCAGGGCCTGGCCGACCTGTACGCCGCCGACGGCGCGTACACCAGCCGCGGCACCGACGCGAACAGCCTGCCCACGTTCCTGGGCAACCACGACATGGGCCGCATCGGCACCTTCATCCGCAGCAGCGGCGCCGACGCCGACAGCGCGCTGCTGCGTGACAGGCTCGCCCACGAGCTGATGTTCCTGACCCGGGGCCAGCCGGTCGTCTACTCCGGTGACGAGCAGGGCTTCACCGGGGCGGGCGGGGACAAGGACGCCCGCCAGGACATGTTCGCCAGCCAGGTCGCCGACTACCTCGACGACGACCTGCTCGGCACCGACCGCACCCACGCCGTCGACCAGTACGACACGACGCACCCGCTGTACCGCGCCATCGCCGACCTCGGCGCCCTGCGCCAGGCGCACCCGGCGCTGCGCGAGGGCATCCAGCTGACCCGGCACGCCGGGGACGGCGTCTTCGCCTTCTCCCGCATCCTGCCGAGCCAGCGCGTCGAGTACGTGGTGGCGACCAACTCCGCCACCGAGGCCCGGACGATCACGGTCGACACGGCGACCCCGGGCGCGAGCTTCGGCCGGATCTATCCTGCGGTCGGCGCCGGTCCGAGCACCGGGGCCGACGGCAAGCTGACGATCGAGGTCCCGGCGCTGTCCAGCGTCGTGCTGCGCGCCGACCGGGCGCTGCCCGCCGCCGACGCGCCGCAGGTGTCGATCGCGGCCCCGGCCGACGGTGCCGCCGTGGCGACCCTGGCCACCGTGACCGCGCAGGTCAGCGGCGACCCGACCGCGGCTGTCACGTTCGCGGCGCAGGTCGGCGACGGCCCGTGGAAGGTGCTCGGCACCGCGACGCACGCGCCGTACACCGTGCAGCACGACCTGACCGGCCTGGCCGGTGGCACGGCGGTGCACTACAAGGCGGTGGTCCGCGACAGCGGGGGCCGGACGGCGGCCGCCGCCTCGGCGATCACCGTGGCCTCCCCGCAGCAGGCCGCCCAGCGCGAGTACGTGCTGGTCCATTACCAGCGCGGCGACGGCGACTACGCCCCGTGGGGCGTCTACACCTGGGGTGACAGCGACAGCCAGCACCCGTGGCCGCAGGGCCAACCGTTCGCGGGCGAGGACGCCTACGGCCGGTTCGCCTGGGTGAAGGTCAAGCCGGGTGCCACGAACGTCGGCTTCCTGGTCGTGAACGGGTCCGGGGCCAAGGACGTCGAGGCCGACCGCAGCTTCGACCCCAGCCGGGTCGGCGAGGTCTGGCTGAAGTCCGGCGACGCGAACGTGTACAGCTCGTACGCGGCAGCCACCGGGCACGTCAGCATCCACTACCGGCGTCCCGACGGGGCGTACGCGGGCTGGGGCCTGCACCTGTGGGGCGACGGGCTGGCGTCCGGGGCGGGCACCGACTGGGGCAGCCCGCGACAGCCGGACGGCACCGACGCGTACGGCGCATACTGGAACGTGCCCGTCGGCGACCCGGCGAAGCCGGTGAACTTCATCATCCACAACGGGGACGCCAAGGACCCCGGGGCGGACCAGGCTGTGGACATGAGCATCGGCGAGGCGTGGATCGCGTCCGGTGACACGACGGCGCACCCGACCCGGGCGGCCGCCGAGCACACCGCGGTGCTGCACCTGCGCCGCGAGGACGGGAACTACACCGGCTGGGGCCTGCACCTGTGGGACGGCAACGCGAACCCGGTGGACTGGGGCAGCCCGATGCTGCCGACCGGCACCGACGCGTACGGCGCGTACTGGCGGGTGCCGCTGGTCGACGGGGCGACCGGGCTCAACTACATCGTGCACCGGGGCGACGAGAAGGACCTGCCCAGCGACCAGCGGCTCGACTTCGCCAAGAGCGGGCACGAGGTCTGGATGCTGTCCGGGCAGCAGAAGTACCTGCGGCCGGGCGAGAAGGCGGCGGCACTCGACATCGACCTGACGAAGTCGTACGCCCAGTGGATCGACCGGGGCACCGTCGCCTGGAACAAGCGCGACACCGACGGGCACGTCTACGACCTGGTCGTGGCCCCGCACGGCGGGCTGTCCGTGGTGGACGGCGCGATCGCCGGTGACTTCACCCGGATCCGGCTGGCCGCGCGCGGCGGGCTGACCGAGGGGCAGCGGCAGGCGTATCCGCAGCTGTGGGCGTACGGCGCGTTCGGCCTCACCGGGGCCGACCTGGCCGCGGTCAAGGCGGCGCTGCGCGGGCAGCTCGTGGTGACCGAGAGCGACCACACCGGCAAGCTGATCTCGGCGACCGGCGTGCAGATCCCGGGCGCGCTCGACGACGTGTACGCCGGTGCCGTCAAGGCGGCGCTCGGCCCGGTGTTCAGCAAGGGCAAGCCCAGTGTCTCGGTATGGGCACCGACGGCCACGGACGTCGCGCTGGAGCTGTTCGACAGCCCGTCGGCGCAGCCGGAGACCGTCGAGATGGACCGCGACGACGCCACCGGCGTGTGGAAGGCGTCGGGTCCGGCGAGCTGGGCCGGGAAGTACTACCGGTTCAAGGTGACCGCGTGGCAGCCCGCGACGCGGCAGGTGGTGACGGCCTCGGTGACCGACCCGTACTCGGTGGCCCTGGCGGCGAACTCGACGCACAGCCTGCTGGTGGATCTGGGCGCGACGCTGCCCGCGGGGGCGGTGCGCAGCCCGTCGTACACGGGCCGGGCGCAGATCCAGGAGCTGTCGGTGCGGGACTTCTCCGTCGCCGACCAGACGGTGGCGGCGGGCCGGCGCGGCACGTACGCCGCGTTCACCGACCCGTCGACCGCCGGGATGAAGCACCTCAAGGAGCTGGCGCAGGCCGGGGTCACCCACCTGCACCTGCTGCCGGTGTTCGATTTCGCCACCATCCCCGAGCTGCGCGCCGACCAGCAGCAGCCCGCCTGCGACCTGCCGGCGATGGCCCGGGACGCGCAGACCCAGCAGGAGTGCGTGGGCGCGGTCGCGGCCACCGACGGCTACAACTGGGGGTACGACCCGCTGCACTACACGGTCCCGGAGGGCGGCTACGCCGTCGACCCGACCGGCACGGCGCGCAACGCCGAGTTCCGGTCCATGGTGGACGGCATCCACCGGGCGGGCCTGCGAGTGGTGCTGGACGTGGTCTACAACCACACCTCGGCGTCGGGCGTCGACCCGCACTCGGTGCTGGACCAGATCGTGCCCGGCTACTACCAGCGGCTGCTCGACGACGGCAGCGTGGCCACCTCCACCTGCTGCGCCAACACCGCACCCGAGCACGCGATGATGGGCAAGCTCGTCGTCGACTCGGTCGTCACCTGGGCGAAGCAGTACAGGGTGGACGGGTTCCGGTTCGACCTGATGGGCCACCACCCGAAGCAGAACCTGCTCGACGTGCGTGCCGCGCTGGACAAGCTCACCGTGGCTCGCGACGGAGTGGACGGCAGGGCGGTCCTGCTCTACGGCGAGGGCTGGAACTTCGGCGAGGTCGCGAACAACGCCCGGTTCGTGCAGGCCACGCAGGCGGAGATGGCGGGCACCGGCATCGCCACCTTCAACGACCGGCTGCGCGACGCGGTCCGCGGCGGCGGCCCGTTCGACGGCAACCCGCGCATCCAGGGCTTCGCCTCGGGGCTGTACACCGACCCCAACGGCGACGCCGTCAACGGCACCGCGGCCGAGCAGAAGGCGCGGCTGCTGCGCCAGCAGGACCAGATCAAGGTCGGGCTGGCGGGCAACCTGGCCGGGTTCGGGTTCACCGACTCGTCGGGGCACCGGGTCACCGGCGCCGAGGTGGATTACAACGGTTCGCCGGCCGGATACACCAAGGCGCCGGGCGAGGCGGTGAACTACGTCGACGCGCACGACAACGAGATCCTGTTCGACGCGCTGGCGTACAAGCTGCCCGCGACCACCGGGGCGCTGGACCGGGCCCGGATGCAGGTGCTGGCCCTGTCGACCGTGGTGTTCAGCCAGGGCACGGGCTTCGTCACGGCCGGGTCGGACCGGCTGCGGTCGAAGTCGCTGGACCGCAACTCGTTCAACTCCGGCGACTGGTTCAACGCGATCCAGTGGAACTGCGCGGACGGCAACGGGTTCGGGCGCGGCCTGCCCCCGGCGGCGGACAACAGCAGCAAGTGGCCGTACGCGCAGCCGCTGCTGGCCGACCCGGCGCTGGTGCCGACGTGCCAGGCGATCGACCTGGCGGGGGCGCGGTTCGCCGAGCTGCTGCGGGTCCGCGCGTCCAGCGGCCTGTTCAGCCTGGGTACGGCCGACGACGTGCAGCGGGTCGTGTCCTTCCCGCTGTCCGGCGCGAACGAGACGCCGGGTGTGATCACCATGCAGCTCAAGCGGGGCGCCGAGACGATCGTGGTCGTGTTCAACGCGACCCCGGCGTCGGCCGCGCAGACGGTCGCCGCCCTGCGCGGCGCCCACCTGGTCCTGCACCCGGTGCTGGCATCCTCGGCCGACCCGGCCGTCCGCCAGTCCGCCTTCACGGCCACGACCGGCACCTTCACGGTCCCGGCCCGCACCGTGGCGGTCTTCGTCACCCGGTAG
- a CDS encoding pirin family protein, which translates to MPAITVDDLLVLPRVPEPGEAAAARKVVSVTAAPSGFEGEGFPVRRAFAGVDLRALDPFIHMDQMGEVEYAPGEPKGTPWHPHRGFETVTYLLDGTFRHQDSHGGGGLISDGDTQWMTAGSGLLHIEAPPEELVVSGGLFHGFQLWVNLPARQKMSPPRYQDIRAGQVSLLSSPDGGVLLRVIAGEVGGHPGPGVTHTPISLVHATLAPGAQLRLPWRPDFNALVYTLAGAGTVGEEKRPVKLGNLAVFGPGDVITVTADPVQESRNAAGMDVLILGGQPIREPVAAYGPFVMNTKAELVQAFEDYQAGKLGVIPSEPRRVDVGDADHPGHDVL; encoded by the coding sequence ATGCCCGCCATCACCGTGGACGACCTGCTCGTGCTGCCCCGGGTCCCCGAGCCCGGTGAGGCGGCCGCGGCCCGCAAGGTCGTCTCCGTCACTGCCGCCCCGTCCGGCTTCGAGGGCGAGGGCTTCCCGGTGCGCCGCGCCTTCGCGGGTGTGGACCTGCGCGCCCTCGACCCGTTCATCCACATGGACCAGATGGGCGAGGTGGAATACGCCCCGGGTGAGCCGAAGGGCACGCCCTGGCACCCGCACCGCGGCTTCGAGACTGTGACGTACCTGCTCGACGGCACCTTCCGTCACCAGGACTCGCACGGCGGCGGCGGCCTGATCAGCGACGGCGACACCCAGTGGATGACCGCCGGCAGCGGCCTGCTGCACATCGAGGCCCCGCCGGAGGAGCTGGTCGTCTCCGGCGGCCTGTTCCACGGCTTCCAGCTGTGGGTGAACCTGCCCGCGCGGCAGAAGATGTCGCCGCCGCGCTACCAGGACATCCGGGCCGGGCAGGTGTCGCTGCTCAGCTCCCCGGACGGCGGCGTGCTGCTGCGCGTCATCGCCGGTGAGGTGGGCGGGCATCCCGGGCCGGGCGTCACGCACACGCCGATCTCGCTGGTGCACGCCACGCTCGCGCCGGGGGCGCAGCTGCGGCTGCCGTGGCGGCCCGACTTCAACGCCCTGGTCTACACCCTGGCGGGCGCGGGCACCGTGGGCGAGGAGAAGCGGCCGGTCAAGCTGGGGAACCTGGCCGTGTTCGGCCCCGGTGACGTGATCACCGTGACGGCCGACCCGGTGCAGGAGAGCCGCAACGCGGCCGGGATGGACGTCCTGATCCTGGGCGGCCAGCCGATCCGCGAGCCGGTCGCGGCGTACGGGCCGTTCGTCATGAACACCAAGGCGGAGCTGGTCCAGGCGTTCGAGGACTACCAGGCGGGCAAGCTCGGCGTGATCCCGAGCGAGCCGCGGCGGGTCGACGTCGGCGACGCCGACCACCCGGGCCACGACGTCCTCTGA
- a CDS encoding VOC family protein produces MLHHVQIACPEGTEDALRAFYVGVLGMTEKPKPPKLAVRGGCWFVDPYGAELHLGVETDFRPARKAHPALIRPDLDALAERLAAAGHPVTWADPTEIPGTPRFHTEDPHGNRIEFLNPPPA; encoded by the coding sequence ATGCTTCACCACGTTCAGATCGCCTGCCCTGAGGGGACCGAGGACGCGCTGCGGGCCTTCTACGTCGGGGTCCTCGGCATGACCGAGAAGCCCAAGCCGCCGAAGCTGGCCGTGCGCGGCGGGTGCTGGTTCGTCGACCCGTACGGTGCCGAGCTGCACCTGGGCGTCGAAACCGACTTCCGCCCCGCCCGCAAAGCCCACCCGGCCCTGATCCGCCCCGACCTCGACGCCCTCGCCGAGCGCCTGGCCGCCGCCGGCCACCCCGTCACCTGGGCCGACCCCACCGAGATCCCCGGCACCCCCCGCTTCCACACCGAAGACCCCCACGGCAACCGCATCGAGTTCCTCAACCCCCCACCAGCCTGA
- the acnA gene encoding aconitate hydratase AcnA — translation MKEYDVASLDTFGAKSQLAVGDASYEIFTIDKVKGHERLPFSLKILLENLLRTEDGANITADHINALGGWDPTAEPSVEIQFTPARVLMQDFTGVPCVVDLATMREAVRDLGGDASKVNPLAPAELVIDHSVIADVFGRPDAFERNVEIEYGRNQERYQFLRWGQTAFNEFKVVPPGTGIVHQVNIEHLARVVMPRNGQAYPDTVVGTDSHTTMVNGLGVLGWGVGGIEAEAAMLGQPVSMLIPKVVGFKLHGELPSGTTATDLVLTITQQLRKHGVVGKFVEFYGPGVTSVPLANRATIGNMSPEFGSTCAIFPIDAETIAYLTLTGRPQAQIDLVESYAKAQGLWHDPSVEPVYSEYLELDLSTVVPSIAGPKRPQDRVELTDAKTAFRSALPDYVKDDETDEEGEESFPASDAPASNSRTGLGRPSNPTMVKAADGSEYQLDHGAVVIASITSCTNTSNPQVMLGAALLAKKAVERGLAAKPWVKTTLAPGSKVVMDYYAKAGLVPYLEKLGFHLVGYGCVTCIGNSGPLPEEISAAVNHSDLAVVSVLSGNRNFEGRINPDVKMNYLASPPLVVAYAIAGTMDIDLARDPLGTDADGNPVFLGDIWPTPAEVQDTINRSISAEMFTKDYADVFAGDERWQGLPTPTGDTFAWAGDSTYVRKPPYFEGMAAQPGPVSDIAGARVLAKLGDSVTTDHISPAGSIKPDSPAGRYLAEHGVDRKDFNSYGSRRGNHEVMIRGTFANIRLRNQVAPGTEGGFTRDFTIADAPVSAIYDASVNYQAAGIPLVILSGKEYGSGSSRDWAAKGTALLGVKAVIAESYERIHRSNLIGMGVLPLQYPAGQNAASLGLTGEETFTITGVEALNAGTTPKTVSVTTDSGVSFDAVVRIDTPGEADYYRHGGILQYVLRKMLEN, via the coding sequence GTGAAGGAGTACGACGTGGCGAGCCTCGACACGTTCGGTGCCAAGAGCCAGCTGGCCGTCGGCGACGCCAGCTACGAGATCTTCACGATCGACAAGGTGAAGGGGCACGAGCGCCTGCCCTTCAGCCTGAAGATCCTGCTGGAGAACCTGCTCCGCACCGAGGACGGCGCCAACATCACCGCCGACCACATCAACGCCCTGGGCGGCTGGGACCCGACCGCCGAGCCCAGCGTGGAGATCCAGTTCACGCCCGCGCGCGTCCTGATGCAGGACTTCACCGGCGTGCCGTGCGTCGTCGACCTCGCCACCATGCGCGAGGCCGTCCGCGACCTGGGCGGCGACGCCTCCAAGGTCAACCCGCTGGCCCCGGCCGAGCTGGTCATCGACCACTCCGTGATCGCCGACGTGTTCGGGCGCCCCGACGCCTTCGAGCGCAACGTCGAGATCGAGTACGGCCGTAACCAGGAGCGCTACCAGTTCCTGCGCTGGGGCCAGACCGCGTTCAACGAGTTCAAGGTCGTCCCGCCGGGCACCGGCATCGTGCACCAGGTGAACATCGAGCACCTGGCCCGCGTGGTCATGCCGCGCAACGGCCAGGCGTACCCCGACACCGTCGTGGGCACCGACTCGCACACCACCATGGTCAACGGCCTGGGCGTGCTGGGCTGGGGCGTCGGCGGCATCGAGGCCGAGGCCGCGATGCTCGGCCAGCCGGTCAGCATGCTGATCCCGAAGGTCGTCGGCTTCAAGCTGCACGGCGAGCTGCCCTCGGGCACCACCGCCACCGACCTGGTGCTGACCATCACCCAGCAGCTGCGCAAGCACGGCGTGGTCGGCAAGTTCGTCGAGTTCTACGGCCCCGGCGTCACCTCGGTGCCGCTGGCCAACCGGGCCACCATCGGCAACATGAGCCCCGAGTTCGGCTCCACCTGCGCGATCTTCCCGATCGACGCGGAGACGATCGCCTACCTCACGCTCACCGGCCGCCCGCAGGCGCAGATCGACCTGGTCGAGTCGTACGCCAAGGCGCAGGGCCTGTGGCACGACCCGTCGGTCGAGCCGGTCTACTCCGAGTACCTGGAGCTGGACCTGTCGACGGTGGTGCCGAGCATCGCCGGCCCGAAGCGCCCGCAGGACCGGGTCGAGCTGACCGACGCCAAGACCGCGTTCCGCTCGGCGCTGCCGGACTACGTCAAGGACGACGAGACCGACGAGGAGGGCGAGGAGAGCTTCCCCGCCTCCGACGCCCCGGCCTCGAACTCGCGCACCGGCCTGGGCCGCCCGAGCAACCCGACGATGGTCAAGGCCGCCGACGGCAGCGAGTACCAGCTCGACCACGGCGCCGTGGTGATCGCCTCGATCACCTCCTGCACCAACACCTCGAACCCGCAGGTCATGCTGGGTGCGGCGCTGCTGGCCAAGAAGGCCGTCGAGCGCGGCCTGGCCGCCAAGCCGTGGGTGAAGACCACGCTGGCGCCGGGCTCCAAGGTGGTCATGGACTACTACGCCAAGGCCGGGCTGGTGCCGTACCTGGAGAAGCTGGGCTTCCACCTGGTCGGCTACGGCTGCGTGACCTGCATCGGCAACTCCGGCCCGCTGCCGGAGGAGATCAGCGCCGCGGTCAACCACAGCGACCTGGCCGTGGTGTCGGTGCTTTCGGGCAACCGCAACTTCGAGGGCCGGATCAACCCGGACGTCAAGATGAACTACCTGGCGTCCCCGCCGCTGGTCGTGGCGTACGCGATCGCCGGCACCATGGACATCGACCTGGCCCGCGACCCGCTGGGCACCGACGCCGACGGCAACCCGGTGTTCCTCGGCGACATCTGGCCGACCCCGGCCGAGGTCCAGGACACCATCAACAGGTCCATCTCCGCCGAGATGTTCACCAAGGACTACGCCGACGTGTTCGCCGGTGACGAGCGCTGGCAGGGCCTGCCGACCCCGACCGGCGACACCTTCGCCTGGGCCGGTGACTCGACCTACGTGCGCAAGCCCCCGTACTTCGAGGGCATGGCGGCGCAGCCGGGTCCGGTGAGTGACATCGCCGGGGCGCGGGTGCTGGCCAAGCTGGGCGACTCGGTCACCACCGACCACATCTCCCCGGCCGGTTCCATCAAGCCGGACTCGCCCGCGGGCAGGTACCTGGCCGAGCACGGGGTGGACCGCAAGGACTTCAACTCGTACGGCTCGCGCCGGGGCAACCACGAGGTGATGATCCGCGGCACGTTCGCCAACATCCGCCTGCGCAACCAGGTCGCGCCGGGCACCGAGGGCGGCTTCACCCGCGACTTCACCATCGCGGACGCCCCCGTCTCGGCGATCTACGACGCCAGCGTCAACTACCAGGCGGCGGGCATTCCCCTCGTCATCCTGTCGGGCAAGGAGTACGGTTCCGGCTCCTCGCGCGACTGGGCCGCCAAGGGCACCGCGCTGCTGGGCGTCAAGGCCGTCATCGCCGAGTCGTACGAGCGCATCCACCGCTCGAACCTGATCGGCATGGGCGTCCTCCCGTTGCAGTACCCGGCGGGCCAGAACGCGGCCTCCCTCGGCCTCACCGGCGAGGAGACCTTCACCATCACCGGTGTGGAGGCCCTGAACGCGGGCACCACCCCGAAGACGGTGTCGGTCACCACCGACAGCGGAGTGTCCTTCGACGCGGTCGTGCGCATCGACACCCCCGGCGAGGCGGACTACTACCGCCACGGCGGCATCCTCCAGTACGTCCTGCGCAAGATGCTGGAGAACTGA
- a CDS encoding pirin family protein — translation MSNVETAPVEIECGREEQPEGAVHELLPGREVVLGGTRGMSVSRTLPHRDRRMVGAWCFVDQYGPADHDMRVPPHPHTGLQTVTWLVAGDVLHRDSLGSEALVRPGQLNLMTAGHGIAHSEESPADRTGPLHGVQLWVALPEHARHTAPHFESHRELPVLSLPGAAVTVLMGELGGAISPAKAYTPIVGAEAAVFADATAVLPLRPDFEYAALVLDGAAAVDGVDLAPGTMLYLGHGRDCLEVRTGVPARVLLLGGEPFAEEIVMWWNFVGRSHDDVAAAREQWMSADDRFGTVTGYDGAPLPAPVLPATPLKPRGRTR, via the coding sequence GTGAGCAACGTGGAGACGGCGCCGGTCGAGATCGAGTGCGGGCGCGAGGAGCAGCCCGAGGGCGCGGTGCACGAACTGCTGCCCGGCCGCGAGGTCGTCCTCGGGGGTACGCGGGGCATGTCGGTCAGCCGCACGCTGCCGCACCGCGACCGGCGCATGGTCGGCGCGTGGTGCTTCGTCGACCAGTACGGCCCCGCCGACCACGACATGCGCGTGCCGCCCCACCCGCACACCGGCCTGCAGACCGTGACGTGGCTGGTCGCGGGCGACGTGCTGCACCGCGACAGCCTCGGCAGCGAGGCGCTGGTCCGCCCCGGCCAGCTCAACCTGATGACCGCCGGGCACGGCATCGCGCACTCCGAGGAGTCTCCCGCCGACCGCACCGGCCCGCTGCACGGGGTGCAGCTGTGGGTCGCCCTGCCCGAGCACGCCCGCCACACGGCCCCGCACTTCGAGAGCCACCGCGAGCTGCCGGTGCTGTCGCTGCCCGGGGCGGCGGTGACGGTGCTCATGGGTGAGCTCGGCGGGGCGATCTCGCCCGCTAAGGCGTACACCCCGATCGTGGGAGCCGAGGCGGCGGTCTTCGCCGACGCCACCGCGGTCCTGCCGCTGCGCCCCGACTTCGAGTACGCGGCGCTGGTCCTCGACGGTGCCGCCGCCGTCGACGGCGTCGACCTGGCGCCCGGCACGATGCTCTACCTCGGCCACGGCCGCGACTGCCTGGAGGTCCGGACCGGCGTCCCGGCGCGGGTGCTGCTGCTGGGCGGCGAGCCGTTCGCCGAGGAGATCGTGATGTGGTGGAACTTCGTCGGGCGCAGCCACGACGACGTCGCCGCCGCGCGCGAGCAGTGGATGTCCGCCGACGACCGGTTCGGCACGGTCACCGGCTACGACGGCGCCCCGCTCCCCGCCCCGGTCCTCCCGGCCACCCCCCTCAAACCCCGCGGCCGCACCCGCTGA